From Candidatus Tumulicola sp.:
CTCGCTCAAACTCTTGAGGCTGCCGGCGGGCAGCGTATGCAGCGGCGCGCCGCGACGGATGAGCACGGCTTGCACCGCCGCGCCCAAACGCATGCTCTCGCCGACCGGGAAGGCGACGCGTGTGACGCCGCGCGGCACGTCAAGTGTTTGCTGGAACAACGTGTTGTAACGGATGACCGAGAAATACAGCGTAGCGTCGTCGTACGGCGAGCGCACGACAGCCGTTGCCGTGTCGCCCACTTTGTACGAAGGCTGTGCAAGGTCGATGGTCTTCTGCTCGTGCTGCGGGCCCCCGCTGTCGACGTAGACCTCGACATCGGTCTCCGCAGACGTGTCGCCGCTCAACTGCGCTCTGATCCGATACACGCCTTGCGCCCTCGGCGTGAGGGCAGCGCTTTGCGGAACGTTCCCGGAGCGCACGTCCGTCTGATCGACGGTCGCGTACTGCACGTGCTTGTAATCGCTGCTGTAGGTCGAAAGCTGCAGCTCCACATGCACCTGCCGGTTCGCGACGGCGCCCCCCTTGTCGTCGGTCACGATCACCGACATCGGCAGCGGCGCGTTCACCTTGCCCGCCCAGTCGCTCTTCAATCCGATGAACGCGTGTCCGGGCAGTGCGGTGAACGCCTTCGTGTCCGAGACCGACAAGTTCGATGCGTCCGACGTCGAGGCGTCGACGCTGTAGGAGACCGGGTACGGCAGATCGTGGCCCACCGGCACCGCTTGAGAACTTCGTCCGTATTTATCCGCGGTGAGCGTCTTGCTCAGGACCTCTGAGGAGATCTTGGGCGGCTGCTCCGGCCAGAACCACTGGCGCCCGAATGCATAACCGTCCCAACCAGGCGGCGAGAAGTACGTCTGCCCGCGGGTGACGTGGTATTCCGTCTTGCCGCCGTCGACGGGCGCGCCGAACAGATAATTGCTCTGGCTCATCGCGACGACGCTGTCGCCCGCAAACGCGAATTCTTTGTCGAGAGTCAGCTCCGTCTTGAAGTTCGGCGGCTTGAATTCGGCGACGCGGAACGAGCCCGAGAGCTCAAGTCCGCTCGCGCTCTTGGCCGCGATCGTCCAAGAGCCCAAGGCTTGCGCGGGTGACCGCGGTAACGCGATCGAGAACGTGCCGAACGCGTTGGTCGTGTATTGACCCAGCGCGATCTTCTGACCATCGGGGCCGACGAGGGTGACATCGAAGGCGACATTATCCGCGCGCGCGAGAACGTCGCCTTGAAGGTAATAAGCCATGCCGGTGAACGCGGCCCGCTCGCCTGGCTGGTACAGCTCGCGGTCGGAGAAAATGACGCCGCGCGCCTCGGGAGCATCCGTTTGCCATCCTGAGTAAAAGCCGTATTGATAGCCGTAGGACTCGGTTCCCGCGAATGCCCAATCGCGCCCCTCCCTGGCGACCACGAACAACCCCGGGGCGTAACCGTTGCTCGAATCCGCCGAGCATGCTTGAGCTTCGGTTGCGTCGAGCGAGAACGAGCCGGCACTATCGGTGCTCCCGGACGCGCACACTTGCGGCTCGCCGGAGCTGCTGTTCTTGTAGACGCTGATCGATGCGCCCGCGACCGTAGCGCCGTCGGATAAGCGGTGGACCCGCACGATACCGCTCTTGGGGAACCACTGCGCCAGAACCCCGAGGTTGGTGACCTGCACCATTCCGTAAAAGGTCGGGTGCTGCCACTGCGTCTTGCCGTCCTGGAGGTACGGATTCGTGCGTGCCTGCACGCCGTAGGCGAGCATGCCGTAGGCGCCCAGCCAGCGGGAAAGAGGCAGCGTGCCTAGCGCCTTCTGATTCACGCTTGCGCTCAAACCTGCGTCCGTCCATGTCTTCGGGTCCGGAAGGTCAGGCTGGCGTCGGCGCACCATGTCGGCTGGTTGGAGTACGCGGTGCGTCGAGGTGTAGGCTTTGTCGGGGAGATTCAATCCCGCCACCGGCGGCTTGAGCGCTAGATCGGATGGCAGAATCTTGAACCCGCTCGGCGCCCAGAACGCGGCAGCGAGATCGCTCGTCTTGAAATGCAGATCGAGTCCTGAGCCGAGCTGCTGGCCGAACCGGTCGGTCAGCCCGGCATCCACATGGATCGTGTAATCGGTCGCCGGCGCAAGCTTCGAGTCGTCAACGGCGATGAAACTCGAATCTTCGGTCGGGTTGATCGCGCCGGCGATCGGCGCGCCCGAAGCCGCGCGCACTGTCGAGTTCGCCTTGGCCGACTTGGCCCGCACGGCATTGTTGAAATCCAGCTGCGGCGTGCCGCCGGCGAACCTGCTCGCCGTGCCGTAGCTCTCCGGCTTGCCGACGAATTCCATCCCTTTGAAGACCAGCGGATGAAACGTCTCGATCCTTCCAAGAAACGCGTGGTCGCTCGGGATGTTGCCGTGCGCCGGCTGCAACCCGGGCCCCACCCGGAGCAGGTAGCGAGTGGCCTTCTGCAGCGGCTGCGCGGGTTCGATCGTGTACGTCCAGCTCAGGCTGATGGGGCGGACGGGTCCGAACTCAAAGCGCCCCAACGGAATCGGCTGCGGCTTTGACTTCTGCACCGCGATCTTCAGCGGCACGGCGATGCCGCTGGACTCCGCCCGCAATGACGTCAGGCGGCGCAACGAGTCGATATCCAACTCGACGTTGGATTCGATCGCGATGCTCGGGTGCAAGCCGCCTTGCGCGACGGTGTCCTCCAGCCCGCCGTTGCCGTTCGAGCCCGGCAATCCGGACAGTGCTATGCGTTCGGTGGCGATCGTCCACGCGAGGTCGCGTGCAAGCCGGTGATGCCGCAGGTCGGCTAGTCCTGCTTTGAGGACGACGCGGATGCGCGTCGCCTTCGGGAACGGGCGGTCTGACTGGAATCCGACCATGCGCGGGGTCAAGAAGCGGAACTTCCCCGGCAAAGCAGGCACGGTGGCGAAATCACGCAGGGCGGCTTGCTGGTCGGGACTCTCGATCGCTTCCACCGGGATCAAGGGATCCGAGAAGCGGACGCGGATCTGCGCCGTCGTGTCGACGTCGCCAAGCGGGCTGATCTGCTCGATCCAAGCCGGCCGCGCCGGTGGCTTTAGCTCCGCAACCCCGGGCACCGGATCTAATGTAGTGTTCCGCGCCAGAACCAATGTAGCGTTCCGAGCGAAGCTCGGAAGGGGCGATGGCCACCATGCCAGCATCAAGCCGACCGGTATGGCCAGCAACGCCCTTGCTAAGGCGCGCCCAAGAGGCATGGCGAGAGGTTCAGAACGCAGCATAAAGGTCCTGTAGTATGTCGGGATAGGCCGCACAAAGGTTCAGTGCGGCGCCTTTAGGACCTAGGCCGTCACCCGGAGGACTTCGCGCAAAGTCGTTTCGCCTGAGAGCATGCGCCCGATCGCATCGTCGCGCAAGTCGGTGAAGCCGCGCGACGTGACGTAATCCAGCAGCTGGCCCGAATCCGCGCCCCGCGCTATCAGGCGTCGCAGACCCTCGTCCACGACCACCACTTCATGCACCGCGAGGCGGCCGTGATAACCGCTCTCGTGGCAGCGCTCGCAGCCGCGGCCCCGGCGTAACACCTTAGGCGTCGCCACCGGCACCATCTCCTGCAGCACCACCTGCTCTTCCAGCGGCACTTCGTAGTCCTCGACGCAGCGATCGCAGATGCGCCGCATCAAGCGCTGACCGACGACGCCGAGCAGCGATGAGGCGATCATCGCGGGATCCACGCCGATATCCACCAGTCGCGCGATCGCCTGGATCGCGGTGTTCGTGTGCAGGGTAGATAGCAGCAAGTGGCCGGTGAGCGCCGCGCGCACCGCCAAGTCGGCGGTCTCGCGATCGCGGATCTCGCCGACGTAGATCACGTCCGGGTCCTGGCGCAGAATCGCGCGCAGCACCGAGGCGAAGGTCAAATTGCGTTTGAGCTGGATCTCGACCTGATTGACGCCGGCGACGCGATACTCGACGGGCTCTTCAATCGTGGTGATGTTGGTGGTGCCGTCGTTGATCTCTTGAAGGACGGCGAACAAGGTCGTCGACTTGCCGCTGCCGGTCGGACCGCAGCACAGCAGCATGCCGTAGGGCCGCCTGGTCAGCGGGGCGATCGCGTCGTAGTTGCGCTCCGAGAATCCCGTGGACTTCAGCGATTTGAAGATCGGGTTCTTCTCCAACAGCCGGATCACGATCTTCTCGCCGTAC
This genomic window contains:
- a CDS encoding MG2 domain-containing protein; this translates as MPGVAELKPPARPAWIEQISPLGDVDTTAQIRVRFSDPLIPVEAIESPDQQAALRDFATVPALPGKFRFLTPRMVGFQSDRPFPKATRIRVVLKAGLADLRHHRLARDLAWTIATERIALSGLPGSNGNGGLEDTVAQGGLHPSIAIESNVELDIDSLRRLTSLRAESSGIAVPLKIAVQKSKPQPIPLGRFEFGPVRPISLSWTYTIEPAQPLQKATRYLLRVGPGLQPAHGNIPSDHAFLGRIETFHPLVFKGMEFVGKPESYGTASRFAGGTPQLDFNNAVRAKSAKANSTVRAASGAPIAGAINPTEDSSFIAVDDSKLAPATDYTIHVDAGLTDRFGQQLGSGLDLHFKTSDLAAAFWAPSGFKILPSDLALKPPVAGLNLPDKAYTSTHRVLQPADMVRRRQPDLPDPKTWTDAGLSASVNQKALGTLPLSRWLGAYGMLAYGVQARTNPYLQDGKTQWQHPTFYGMVQVTNLGVLAQWFPKSGIVRVHRLSDGATVAGASISVYKNSSSGEPQVCASGSTDSAGSFSLDATEAQACSADSSNGYAPGLFVVAREGRDWAFAGTESYGYQYGFYSGWQTDAPEARGVIFSDRELYQPGERAAFTGMAYYLQGDVLARADNVAFDVTLVGPDGQKIALGQYTTNAFGTFSIALPRSPAQALGSWTIAAKSASGLELSGSFRVAEFKPPNFKTELTLDKEFAFAGDSVVAMSQSNYLFGAPVDGGKTEYHVTRGQTYFSPPGWDGYAFGRQWFWPEQPPKISSEVLSKTLTADKYGRSSQAVPVGHDLPYPVSYSVDASTSDASNLSVSDTKAFTALPGHAFIGLKSDWAGKVNAPLPMSVIVTDDKGGAVANRQVHVELQLSTYSSDYKHVQYATVDQTDVRSGNVPQSAALTPRAQGVYRIRAQLSGDTSAETDVEVYVDSGGPQHEQKTIDLAQPSYKVGDTATAVVRSPYDDATLYFSVIRYNTLFQQTLDVPRGVTRVAFPVGESMRLGAAVQAVLIRRGAPLHTLPAGSLKSLSEIGFARLSVDQKDRYLKVKVTPLHDVREPGGEQAVDFAVTDGQGRPVSGQLSVLVVNDAILQLNGYRPPDLVDTVFAEGTVSTRLGDNRPIAVLSQASLQPPQGWERQSGGLTTLGTVTTRSMSDLSRAMPVPMEGAAMAKAAAPGSPSIRVRNNFQ